The following are from one region of the Chromobacterium phragmitis genome:
- a CDS encoding adenine phosphoribosyltransferase, translating to MENLSNLDYSSYLKGWIRTVPNWPQQGVMFRDITPLLQNPKTFRMLIDIYVHRYMMEKVDLVAGLDARGFIIGSVLAYELNVGFVPIRKKGKLPFTTVEEEYELEYGNAAVEMHTDACKPGDRVILIDDLVATGGTMMAGYKLLKRMGADVLEAAAIIELPELGGGKLVRDGGLDLFTVCSYEGH from the coding sequence ATGGAAAACCTAAGCAATCTCGATTATTCCAGCTATCTGAAGGGCTGGATCCGCACGGTGCCGAACTGGCCGCAACAGGGCGTGATGTTCCGCGACATCACCCCGCTGCTGCAGAATCCGAAAACCTTCCGCATGCTGATCGACATTTATGTCCATCGCTACATGATGGAGAAGGTGGATCTTGTGGCGGGCCTGGACGCGCGCGGCTTCATCATCGGCTCGGTGCTGGCCTACGAGCTGAACGTCGGCTTCGTGCCCATCCGCAAGAAGGGCAAGCTGCCCTTCACCACGGTGGAAGAGGAATACGAGCTGGAATACGGCAACGCCGCGGTGGAAATGCACACCGACGCCTGCAAGCCTGGCGACCGCGTGATCCTGATCGACGACCTGGTCGCCACCGGCGGCACCATGATGGCCGGCTACAAGCTGCTCAAGCGCATGGGCGCCGACGTGCTGGAAGCCGCCGCCATCATCGAACTGCCGGAATTGGGCGGCGGCAAGCTGGTGCGCGATGGCGGCCTGGACTTGTTCACCGTCTGCAGCTACGAAGGCCACTAA